A stretch of the Candidatus Nezhaarchaeales archaeon genome encodes the following:
- a CDS encoding transposase, whose amino-acid sequence MYWRVVDEGLIRRGELLLSLDFLDCYDYDFELINNGKVGRPFKITDRYVEFLAVVRYLMPFRQLKGFTKALNRLIPKLPPVDYSWIRRLLKA is encoded by the coding sequence TGGAGGGTTGTTGATGAGGGGCTTATTAGGCGTGGTGAGCTTCTTTTAAGCCTCGATTTCCTCGATTGCTATGATTATGATTTTGAGCTTATTAATAATGGTAAGGTTGGTAGGCCCTTTAAGATTACAGATAGGTATGTGGAGTTCTTAGCCGTTGTCCGCTATTTAATGCCCTTTAGGCAGCTCAAAGGATTCACCAAGGCCTTAAATAGGTTAATCCCTAAGCTTCCACCAGTTGATTACTCGTGGATTAGGAGGCTACTTAAGGCTTAA